The following are encoded together in the Anaerobranca gottschalkii DSM 13577 genome:
- the fdhD gene encoding formate dehydrogenase accessory sulfurtransferase FdhD translates to MSKKNLIITRYVNDVPSDVEDFVIEEIPLTIFLNGEQFITLLSTPRYQEELVVGFLLSEGLIKTKEDIEKMDLNIEQSHVYVELKNKNPLAQKLHGKRTITTGCGKGTIFYNVLDSMKIQKLSDKGAYHVAKITELMNKVQGKSELYRETGGVHFACLAGEEILYFREDIGRHNAVDKVLGRAFLDGVDIKDKILLTSGRLSSEIVLKVLKAGIPILVSRSAPSSLAVEIAKQRGLTLCGFVRGNKLNCYANPFRILS, encoded by the coding sequence ATGTCCAAAAAAAATCTAATAATAACAAGGTATGTCAATGATGTCCCTAGTGATGTTGAAGATTTTGTTATCGAAGAAATCCCTTTAACTATATTTCTAAATGGTGAACAATTTATAACTTTACTGTCTACTCCCCGTTATCAAGAAGAATTAGTAGTAGGATTTCTTCTGTCAGAAGGATTGATTAAAACAAAAGAAGACATTGAAAAAATGGACTTAAATATTGAACAAAGCCATGTGTATGTGGAACTGAAAAATAAAAATCCTTTAGCTCAAAAACTCCATGGCAAAAGGACTATTACCACTGGATGTGGAAAAGGGACAATTTTTTACAATGTTTTAGATTCTATGAAAATCCAGAAATTATCTGATAAAGGGGCATACCATGTCGCTAAAATAACTGAACTAATGAATAAAGTTCAAGGAAAATCAGAATTATATAGAGAAACTGGTGGAGTACACTTTGCTTGTTTAGCAGGGGAGGAGATATTGTACTTTAGGGAAGATATAGGTAGACATAATGCAGTAGATAAAGTGTTAGGTAGAGCTTTTTTAGATGGAGTGGATATCAAAGATAAGATTTTGCTCACCAGTGGAAGGTTGTCATCAGAGATAGTATTAAAAGTATTAAAGGCGGGAATTCCTATATTGGTTTCTAGATCTGCACCAAGTTCATTGGCTGTAGAAATCGCTAAACAAAGGGGTCTTACCCTTTGTGGTTTTGTTAGAGGAAATAAACTAAATTGTTATGCAAATCCCTTTAGAATTCTGAGTTAG